The genomic stretch TCTTTGGTACAGCGTCATCCCGATAAACCAGATGGGAATAATTGTAATTGCCCAATTGAGAAGTTGCTGCCACTCTACATTCCAAATGTCAAGAAAGCTAGGATCGAGCGTGGAAGTAATTCCTTCCCAACCGCCCACGGCTTTATAACCTAAAGGAATTCCTATAAAAACTAAACCCACCATAAGCAGCAACCACTGTACGGTGTCTGTATATATCACGGCTTTTAGTCCACCAAAAACTGTGTAGACAACAGCCGTAATTCCCATTATTAAAACCGCTTGCTGTAAATCTAAACTTGGAAAAGTTGCTGTAGCTAATTTGGCACCAGCCAAAATTTGTGCACTTGTAAAGCCGATATAACCAATAGCTGAAATGATTCCGGCAATCAGCGCTACTCGTTTATTAAAAAGGTGAAGAAATATTTCCGGAAAGGTGAAAAGCTTGTGTTTTGAAATAAGCTTAAACACCCGAGGAATTAAGATTATCGCGCTAAGCCAGGCTCCAACCAAACCAGTAAAAAGCATCCAGCTACCCGCAAGGCCAATCGCAAAGCCTAAACCTCCCAAACCGATAGAAAAACCGCCACCAACATCTGTGGCTACTACACTCAAGCCAATGTGTCCACTGCTCATTCCACGGCCACCCACATAGTAGTCATCCACATTTTTGTTTCTACGCATAAAGTAGAAACCCACACCGAGCATGGCCAGCAGGTAAGCAATAAATATGGTGAGATCTATAGGATGAATCAAAACGCTAACAAAGGTGGCAATAATATAATGGATGGGAAAACTAACTCATAGCCAGTGTATTATCAAAATCCAGGGCTGCTATTTTTCTTTTAGCTTCACAATCCGCTCCCTGAAAAGGTTTCAGGGTGTTTTATATATTATATATAACGATGACATCGTTAGCCACTAGTTGGCAGCAAGCCAAAAATGATACGAATCTTCATCATATTAACAATCTCATTGATTTTGAATAGTTGCTGTTCATTTGACAAAAAGGACTTGGAATTTGATAACCAAGAATTAAGGCATTTCGCTGACTATGAAACGGGCGACACCATATTTTTTGAAAGCAACTCAGGTAACATTGACACCATCAAGATAATGGGTTATGAAAATGAAAAATTTGACAACTGCGGTGGATTAATATCAAGACAACCCTCAAACACAAGATGGGTAACAATAAAGCACCTTCCAAAAGACAAATGGCATGGAACTTCACAAGACATGACCAAAGAAGCCGAAATTGAAATTGACTATCAAGGATTGCTTTGGATTAGCAAATATCCTATTGGAAAAACCATTCAATACAATATCGATTTTAAAGACTTTCACTCAACAACGGACAGCCTAATTGGACAGTTCAATACAGGACCCTTAGAACTTAATAATTTGACTTTGACGAATTACTACAAAGTTCAACATGGATATCCTGAAAGAATAAAAGACTCCACCGAAATTGAAGTTGTGTATTGGACTGACCAAGATGGTTTGGTTGCTTATAGAAATAAAGGTGGAGAAATATGGACGAAGAAAAAATAAAAAAAATCACTGCCTACATCAACCCCTAAAGCTAATACCGACATTTCATATCCGATAGACAAAGACGCGGTGGACGATGTAGATCGCGATTCTTTAGGAATTTACGGAAAGCCTCAATAGCTCTTGCCGTAACGTTCTCCTCCCCTTTTCCACAATTCTCATTATTATTGCCTTACTATTTTAATAATGAAACACACCAAGCACATATTCATCCTTTGCTGCTTCCTTTTGCTGATAAGCTGCAAAACCACCGTGGTATATCAGGAAAAAATAGATACTAACCAACCTTATCGCGAAGTACCCTATCAGATTTTTAAGCAAAAAAAATCCAGTTCCAAAGTTGCCCTTATACTTCCCGACAATCCGGATACTTTGAATATTGCCAATACAGAGGCCACCTCTTTACTAAAAAAAGAAGGATATGATATTTTGGTGGTCAATAAACCGGGATCTACAATACAAGATGTTCACTCTTTAGACTCTCGTGAAGGAAGGTTGGCTGATATTGTTTCCGTTTATCAACAAGAAATTGCTGGCCAATACGACCACTTTATACTAATAGGTATCGGTGAAGGAGCTTATCTAGTTCCTAAATTGAGCCACCCTCTACAAAGTGATACTTCTATTATTATTAACATAGGAATTAAAAGTCCACTACATGATTATTCCGAATGGGTAATTGCGGATAGTTTAACACCTCGCCAAACGCAAATACTCCACGCTAAGAATATTGTAGACCTTGATGAGTTAAAGACACGAATTTCTAATACCTGGGCAAATGAATTTGGTGCAGAACAGCTGGCCCCAAACACCAATCATCAATGGCTGAGTTATGCACAAGCTCCTTTTATTCAAGAGCTTTTTGCTGTAGCAAAACCAATATATTGGATAAACTTTGATGGCTATGCAATGACAAGCGCGGCTCATCGCAAGGAGGCCGCGCTTTATAGTTCTTACTATCTCATTAACTATATAGAGTTAGAAGGGAGTGGTAACCTCAACAATGAAGAGCAAATGTTGCTCCTTGTTGAGAAGTTGAAAACTATTATCCTTCCACGCTAATCTTATCTACTCTTCTTTGGTGACGGCCGCCTTCAAATTCGGCATCCAAAAAGGCATCCACAATTTTGATTCCCATTTCTTCTGAAATGAAACGCGCTGGCAGTGCTAATACG from Owenweeksia hongkongensis DSM 17368 encodes the following:
- a CDS encoding sodium:solute symporter family protein, whose product is MIHPIDLTIFIAYLLAMLGVGFYFMRRNKNVDDYYVGGRGMSSGHIGLSVVATDVGGGFSIGLGGLGFAIGLAGSWMLFTGLVGAWLSAIILIPRVFKLISKHKLFTFPEIFLHLFNKRVALIAGIISAIGYIGFTSAQILAGAKLATATFPSLDLQQAVLIMGITAVVYTVFGGLKAVIYTDTVQWLLLMVGLVFIGIPLGYKAVGGWEGITSTLDPSFLDIWNVEWQQLLNWAITIIPIWFIGMTLYQRIYASKDEKTAKRAWFIAGLFEWPVMAFMGVLLGLFARVAVQQGLFEGLGYGSVADMDSEMGLPVMLRTVLPVGLMGLMMSAYFSAIMSTADSCLMAASGNVVTDILSNVLPVKEEKLLKYSQVATFIIGAVALLLATVMTNVLDLMLLSYSFMVSGLFIPLIAALFFKKKDSKAAIAAMISGGTTTLVLELLKKEEIIQMPWNIDPNIFGILMSLIVYLLVSNRKN